A section of the Paraburkholderia dioscoreae genome encodes:
- a CDS encoding helix-turn-helix domain-containing protein yields the protein MTIPDAMKAMREMTGLTQAEFAAHRGVSRRVIQDIERGTGNPTVDSLNSVAKLFGLQVGFVPIRRNEAASPTSS from the coding sequence ATGACCATTCCTGACGCCATGAAAGCGATGCGCGAGATGACGGGCCTGACCCAAGCGGAATTCGCCGCGCACCGAGGCGTCAGCCGCCGGGTCATCCAGGATATCGAGCGCGGGACTGGAAATCCGACCGTCGACTCGCTCAACAGCGTCGCGAAGCTCTTCGGCCTACAGGTCGGATTTGTCCCGATCAGGCGGAACGAAGCAGCTTCGCCGACCTCAAGCTGA